A window of Tursiops truncatus isolate mTurTru1 chromosome 8, mTurTru1.mat.Y, whole genome shotgun sequence contains these coding sequences:
- the MCAM gene encoding cell surface glycoprotein MUC18 isoform X2 — protein sequence MGRSGLICAFLIAACCCCRRAAGVPGEAEQPDPELVEVEVGGTALLKCGPSHSPGNFSHADWFSVHKEKPTLIFRVRQGQGQSEPGEYQNRLSLQDKGTTLALTGITPHDERIFLCQGKRPRSQEHRIQLRVYKAPEEPLIQVNALGISVNSEEPGEVATCVGRNGYPLPQVTWYKNSQSLKEEKNRVHIQSSQIVESSGLYTLRSVLKAQLTKEDKDAQFYCELSYRLPSGNHMKESREVTVPVFYPAERVWLEVEPEGMLKEGDRVEIRCLADGNPPPHFSIGKQNLSTREMEEERTDDNGVLVLEPARKEHSGLYECQGLDLESTASLLSDQQELVVNYVSEVRVSPAAPESQEGSSLTLTCEAESNQDLEFQWLREKTGKVLAKGPVLQLRNLKREAGGGYRCVASVPSVPGLNRTQLVNVAIFGSPWMALRERKMWVKENSMLNLSCEASGHPRPSVVWSVDGTASEQDQDPQSVLSVLNVLVTPELLETGAECVASNSLGRNTTVIILELDSNRSTSLSTSTVSPYARANSTSTEKKLTEPESKGVVIVAVTVCVLVLAVLGAVLYFFYKKGKLPCGRSGKQEMERNTSI from the exons ATGGGACGGTCCGGGCTCATCTGCGCCTTCCTGATCGCCGCCTGCTGCTGCTGTCGCCGCGCGGCGG GTGTGCCTGGAGAGGCTGAGCAGCCAGACCCGGAGCTGGTGGAGGTGGAAGTGGGCGGCACGGCCCTTCTGAAATGTGGCCCCTCCCACTCCCCGGGCAACTTCAGCCACGCGGACTGGTTTTCT GTCCACAAGGAGAAGCCAACACTCATCTTCCGCGTGCGTCAGGGCCAGGGCCAGAGCGAACCTGGGGAGTACCAGAATCGGCTCAGCCTCCAGGACAAAGGGACTACTCTGGCCCTAACAGGCATCACCCCCCACGATGAGCGCATCTTCCTGTGCCAGGGCAAGCGCCCTCGGTCCCAGGAGCACCGAATCCAGCTCCGTGTCTACA AAGCTCCGGAGGAGCCACTCATCCAGGTCAATGCCTTGGGCATTTCTGTGAACAGTGAGGAGCCTGGGGAG GTTGCCACCTGTGTGGGGAGGAATGGGTACCCCCTTCCTCAAGTCACCTGGTACAAGAACAGCCAGTCGCTGAAGGAGGAGAAGAACC gGGTCCACATCCAGTCGTCCCAGATCGTGGAGTCGAGTGGTCTGTACACCCTGAGGAGCGTTCTGAAGGCACAGCTGACCAAGGAGGACAAAGATGCCCAGTTTTACTGCGAGCTCAGCTATCGGCTGCCCAGTGGGAACCACATGAAGGAATCTAGGGAGGTCACTGTCCCTGTTTTCT ACCCGGCAGAGAGAGTGTGGCTGGAAGTGGAGCCTGAGGGGATGCTGAAGGAGGGGGACCGCGTGGAGATCAGGTGTCTGGCTGATGGCAACCCCCCGCCCCACTTCAGCATCGGCAAGCAG AACCTCAGCACCagggagatggaggaagagaggaCCGATGACAACGGGGTCCTGGTCTTGGAGCCCGCCCGGAAGGAGCATAGCGGCCTCTACGAATGTCAGGGCCTGGACTTGGAAAGCACGGCATCGCTGCTGAGCGACCAGCAGGAGCTGGTGGTGAAct ATGTGTCTGAAGTCCGGGTGAGCCCCGCAGCCCCCGAGAGCCAGGAGGGCAGCAGCCTCACCCTGACCTGTGAGGCAGAGAGTAACCAGGACCTTGAGTTCCAGTGGCTGAGAGAAAAG ACAGGCAAGGTGTTGGCAAAGGGGCCTGTGCTCCAATTACGCAACCTGAAACGGGAGGCAGGGGGAGGTTACCGCTGCGTGGCATCTGTGCCCAGCGTTCCCGGCCTGAACCGCACCCAGCTCGTCAACGTGGCCATTTTTG GGTCCCCGTGGATGGCACTGAGGGAGAGGAAGATGTGGGTGAAGGAGAACTCCATGCTGAATCTGTCCTGTGAGGCCTCAGGGCATCCTCGGCCCAGCGTCGTCTGGAGCGTCGATGGCACG GCCAGCGAACAGGACCAAGATCCGCAGAGTGTCCTGAGCGTCCTGAATGTCCTTGTGACCCCAGAGCTGTTGGAGACAGGTGCCGAGTGCGTGGCCTCCAACTCCCTGGGCAGAAACACCACCGTCATTATCCTGGAGCTGG ACTCCAACAGAAGCACTAGCCTCAGCACCTCCACCGTCAGTCCCTATGCTAGAGCCAACAGCACCTCCACAG AGAAAAAGCTGACAGAGCCCGAAAGCAAGGGTGTGGTCATCGTGGCCGTGACCGTGTGTGTCCTGGTCCTGGCTGTGCTGGGCGCTGTCCTCTATTTCTTCTACAAGAAGGGCAAGCTGCCGTGCGGACGGTCAGGCAAACAAGAGAT GGAGAGAAATACATCGATCTGA
- the MCAM gene encoding cell surface glycoprotein MUC18 isoform X1, with protein MGRSGLICAFLIAACCCCRRAAGVPGEAEQPDPELVEVEVGGTALLKCGPSHSPGNFSHADWFSVHKEKPTLIFRVRQGQGQSEPGEYQNRLSLQDKGTTLALTGITPHDERIFLCQGKRPRSQEHRIQLRVYKAPEEPLIQVNALGISVNSEEPGEVATCVGRNGYPLPQVTWYKNSQSLKEEKNRVHIQSSQIVESSGLYTLRSVLKAQLTKEDKDAQFYCELSYRLPSGNHMKESREVTVPVFYPAERVWLEVEPEGMLKEGDRVEIRCLADGNPPPHFSIGKQNLSTREMEEERTDDNGVLVLEPARKEHSGLYECQGLDLESTASLLSDQQELVVNYVSEVRVSPAAPESQEGSSLTLTCEAESNQDLEFQWLREKTGKVLAKGPVLQLRNLKREAGGGYRCVASVPSVPGLNRTQLVNVAIFGSPWMALRERKMWVKENSMLNLSCEASGHPRPSVVWSVDGTASEQDQDPQSVLSVLNVLVTPELLETGAECVASNSLGRNTTVIILELDSNRSTSLSTSTVSPYARANSTSTEKKLTEPESKGVVIVAVTVCVLVLAVLGAVLYFFYKKGKLPCGRSGKQEITLPPSRKGEFVVEVKSDKLPEEMGLLQGSNGDKRAPGDQGEKYIDLRH; from the exons ATGGGACGGTCCGGGCTCATCTGCGCCTTCCTGATCGCCGCCTGCTGCTGCTGTCGCCGCGCGGCGG GTGTGCCTGGAGAGGCTGAGCAGCCAGACCCGGAGCTGGTGGAGGTGGAAGTGGGCGGCACGGCCCTTCTGAAATGTGGCCCCTCCCACTCCCCGGGCAACTTCAGCCACGCGGACTGGTTTTCT GTCCACAAGGAGAAGCCAACACTCATCTTCCGCGTGCGTCAGGGCCAGGGCCAGAGCGAACCTGGGGAGTACCAGAATCGGCTCAGCCTCCAGGACAAAGGGACTACTCTGGCCCTAACAGGCATCACCCCCCACGATGAGCGCATCTTCCTGTGCCAGGGCAAGCGCCCTCGGTCCCAGGAGCACCGAATCCAGCTCCGTGTCTACA AAGCTCCGGAGGAGCCACTCATCCAGGTCAATGCCTTGGGCATTTCTGTGAACAGTGAGGAGCCTGGGGAG GTTGCCACCTGTGTGGGGAGGAATGGGTACCCCCTTCCTCAAGTCACCTGGTACAAGAACAGCCAGTCGCTGAAGGAGGAGAAGAACC gGGTCCACATCCAGTCGTCCCAGATCGTGGAGTCGAGTGGTCTGTACACCCTGAGGAGCGTTCTGAAGGCACAGCTGACCAAGGAGGACAAAGATGCCCAGTTTTACTGCGAGCTCAGCTATCGGCTGCCCAGTGGGAACCACATGAAGGAATCTAGGGAGGTCACTGTCCCTGTTTTCT ACCCGGCAGAGAGAGTGTGGCTGGAAGTGGAGCCTGAGGGGATGCTGAAGGAGGGGGACCGCGTGGAGATCAGGTGTCTGGCTGATGGCAACCCCCCGCCCCACTTCAGCATCGGCAAGCAG AACCTCAGCACCagggagatggaggaagagaggaCCGATGACAACGGGGTCCTGGTCTTGGAGCCCGCCCGGAAGGAGCATAGCGGCCTCTACGAATGTCAGGGCCTGGACTTGGAAAGCACGGCATCGCTGCTGAGCGACCAGCAGGAGCTGGTGGTGAAct ATGTGTCTGAAGTCCGGGTGAGCCCCGCAGCCCCCGAGAGCCAGGAGGGCAGCAGCCTCACCCTGACCTGTGAGGCAGAGAGTAACCAGGACCTTGAGTTCCAGTGGCTGAGAGAAAAG ACAGGCAAGGTGTTGGCAAAGGGGCCTGTGCTCCAATTACGCAACCTGAAACGGGAGGCAGGGGGAGGTTACCGCTGCGTGGCATCTGTGCCCAGCGTTCCCGGCCTGAACCGCACCCAGCTCGTCAACGTGGCCATTTTTG GGTCCCCGTGGATGGCACTGAGGGAGAGGAAGATGTGGGTGAAGGAGAACTCCATGCTGAATCTGTCCTGTGAGGCCTCAGGGCATCCTCGGCCCAGCGTCGTCTGGAGCGTCGATGGCACG GCCAGCGAACAGGACCAAGATCCGCAGAGTGTCCTGAGCGTCCTGAATGTCCTTGTGACCCCAGAGCTGTTGGAGACAGGTGCCGAGTGCGTGGCCTCCAACTCCCTGGGCAGAAACACCACCGTCATTATCCTGGAGCTGG ACTCCAACAGAAGCACTAGCCTCAGCACCTCCACCGTCAGTCCCTATGCTAGAGCCAACAGCACCTCCACAG AGAAAAAGCTGACAGAGCCCGAAAGCAAGGGTGTGGTCATCGTGGCCGTGACCGTGTGTGTCCTGGTCCTGGCTGTGCTGGGCGCTGTCCTCTATTTCTTCTACAAGAAGGGCAAGCTGCCGTGCGGACGGTCAGGCAAACAAGAGAT cacgCTGCCCCCGTCTCGTAAGGGCGAATTTGTAGTTGAAGTTAAGTCAGATAAGCTCCCAGAAGAGATGGGCCTCCTTCAGGGCAGCAACGGTGACAAGAGGGCTCCAGGAGACCAG GGAGAGAAATACATCGATCTGAGGCACTAG